The region GTCGATACGAAACAACGTCGAGGCCACTTCGGCTAAGGCGCGGGGCGCCATGCGCTTAAGAATCGCCCGGACCCGCGCCGCCACTTCTCGGGGACTGAACGGCTTGACCACATAATCGTCGGCGCCAATCTCCAGGCCCACCACCCGGTCGATTTCGCTGTCGCGGGCACTGAGAAAAATCACCGGCACCTCGCTGAACCGGCGCAATTGCTTGCAGGTCTCGAAGCCGCTGATGTCTGGCAGACCTATATCCAGAATGATCAGGTCGGCCGGCGTCTGGCGTTGATGCTCAAGCGCAGCAGCGCCGAGGCTTAACCACGTGGTGGTAAAACCTTCGCCCTGCAACGCAAAAATCAACGTGTCGGCAATCGCCGCTTCATCTTCGACAATCAGGATATGAGGCATGGCGTCCGAGCCCGGTAATTAAGTTGCGCAACGGTGGCGCAAGCTTCACCTCACGTCAATCAGACCACTTGAAGTTAACAGGCGGGCTTATCGGCGGTGAAGCGTCGCGCGGGGTTCACTGCCGCACCGAACTCACGCAACGCCTTGGCACCGATCAACAGCGGATAGTTGAAGCTGCTGCGGTCGGTGAGGTTGACCTCCACGGTGCGCTTGACGTTGCCCAGGCACAGTTCCAGATCGACTACCGGGCGCTTCGCGACCTCGGTCACGTCCTTGTCTTCATCACCTTCGTCAGCACGGCTCTTGATTTTGCTAATCCGCGCAACCTTGTGTTCGTAGACTTTGTTGCTCGCGTCCTTGGTGCCCAGGCGGAAACGTACCCAGGCTTCGCCATCACGGGTGAACGTCTCGATGTCCTTGGCCGACAGCGATGCGGTCAGGGCACCGGTGTCCATCTTGGCCTTGAGCACTTCACCGCCAATTTCCGGCAGCGCGATGTATTCGTAACGCCCGTAAAGGGTCGGCTCGGCGGCCAGGACCGGCAAGGCCACAAGGGTCAGCAGTGCAAGGAGGGATTTCACGTGATGGGTTTCCTGAGGAATTGGGGCGTCGAACGCGAGATTTTAGACCGTTGTCTGGATGATCGTTCCCAAGCTCTGCATGGGAACGATCGATGGCAGCAGGTTAACCGTTCAAAAGTGAAACATTCGTCGCTGTCGATTTGGCCTGCCGCCCGAAGCTGCTTATCATGACGCGCCCAAAAGCTTTAAAGAGTTACTTATGCGCCGCCTGCTCACCGGCTGTTTCGTTACCCTGCTGCTATTACTCAACACCCTGGTCCTGTTCGGTCCGCTGATGGTGTTTGCCCTGCTCAAATGGGTCTCGCCCGGCCGCTTACGCGATCACGCATCGCTGGCCGTGATGTGGATCGCGCAGACCTGGGCCGAAATCGACAAGCTGATCTTGCGCCACTGCGTCCCCACGCAATGGGACATTCGCGGTGGCGGTGAACTGCGCCGTGACACCTCATACCTGGTCGTCAGCAACCACCAATCGTGGGTCGATATCCCGGCGCTGATCCAGACCCTGAATCGGCGCACGCCGTTCTTCAAGTTCTTCCTCAAGAAGGAGCTGATCTGGGTGCCATTCCTGGGCCTGGCCTGGTGGGCACTGGATTACCCGTTCATGAAGCGCTACACCCAAGCGTTTCTGGCCCGGCACCCGGAGCTTGCCGGCCAGGACCTGGCAATCACCAAAGCGGCGTGCCAGTTGTACAAACGCCAGCCAGTGACGGTGGTCAATTACTTGGAAGGCACGCGATTCACAGCAGCGAAAAGCGCCCGGCAAGCATCACCGTTCAACCACCTGCTCAAACCCAAGGCTGGCGGCGTGGCATTTGTGCTGGCGGCAATGGGCGAACAGCTGGATGCGATTCTGGATGTAACGGTGGTGTATCCGCAGACGCGTATTCCGGGGTTCTGGGACTTGATCAGCGGCGGCGTGCCGCGCGTGATCGTCGACATTCAGACCCGCGACCTGGACCCCGCGCTGTGGCAGGGCGATTACCAAAACGATCCGGTTTTTCGCGAAAAAATCCAGAACTGGGTTAACCAGCTCTGGATCGAAAAGGACCAGCGAATCGACGCATTGCGCGCCGAACACCAAGCCTGCGCAGACTAATGGTCTAGCTGCCAGCGCCCCAGATCCCGCCGAGGTTTTTCAGAAGCGAGCCGCCGACGCCCTGGTCACCGAGGTACTTGAGAATCACCGGGGCAAACTGTCCGACCATGCCGTTGTCCATGCCCAGCGCGCCGAACGCACTGTTCAGGTCACTGGTGCTCTTCACATTACCCAGCGCGTTATCCAGACCCGCCGATTTGCCGGACGAGCCGAGCAAGCCACTGAGCGCGCCCAGTTCACCGCCACCCGACAGCTTGTCGAGCCCCGGCACGCTTTTGGCCAGTTGTGAGTAATCGGTGGAACTCAGTTGATTCTTCGCCAACCCCAACATGGCCCCCGTACCGCCGACGGCTTGCTGCGGGGTGACATTCAATTGCGAGGTCAGAGCGCCAAGCAGCCCCGCTGTCTGCGGGGTCGGTGCAGCAGCAGTGGCCGCGTTGCCACCCTGCATACTCGAAGCCGCTTTGGTCACATCGTCCAGGCTGAAGCCTGCGAAGACTGGCCCTGCCGACAGGGTCAACAGCGAAGCCAGTGCAAAACCGCGTGAAATCTTCATCCAGACATCCTCTTGAGCCGTGAACACCGCCCGTTGATGGGCGGCAAAAAACTGTCCGTTGGACTGGCGGTCCCAAGGATTGTTCCCAGCCCCCTGTGGCAGCGCGCTTAAAGGCGATGGCTGCCAGTTAGACAGCATCGATATCGAATATGCCGACCTCATCGCGAGCAAGTTCCCCACAAAGAGAGTGCCAGTCAAAAAAACTTTCCTGTTGCTGCATCCAGTCTAGCCCCCCCTGCGTATATCAAGCACGGACAGAAAATCCTGGCCGATTCTCCCAAACAAGGATCATCACCATGAAACGCACTTCGATCAAAACCCCGTTGATTGCCAGCCTGCTGACCCTGGCCCTTGCCGGTGGATTTGCCCTGAACACCGCACAAGCGGCCGACATGAGCCACGACACCGTGATGGTCGGCGGCCAAAGCATGCTGCCGAGCAAAGACATTATCGATAACGCCGTGAACTCCGCCGACCACACCACCCTGGTAGCCGCCGTGAAAGCCGCGGGCCTGGTCGACACCCTCAAAGGCAAAGGCCCGTTCACCGTGTTCGCTCCGGTCAACTCGGCCTTCGCCGCCCTGCCAGCCGGCACCGTCGATACCCTGCTCAAACCTGAGAACAAGGCGACGCTGACCAAGATCCTGACCTACCACGTCGTCGCCGGGAAACTCGACATGATGGCCCTGACCGCAAAGATCAAGGCCGGTGGCGGTAAAGCCGAGTTGACCACGGTCGCTGGCGGCAAACTCTGGATCATGATGAATGGCCCGCACAACATCACCCTTAAAGATGAGAAAGGTGGCGTCGCCGACATCACCACCTACGACGTGTACCAGTCCAACGGCGTGATTCAGGTCATCGACAAAGTGCTGATGCCTAAATGAGTGATAACGCCGACCTTGCGCATCAGGGTCGGCGTTATTTCCCGAGGTGACCTTTCATGAATGGAACAACTGCGCGCCGTGAACTAACCTCTGCCTGCAACCGGCACCGCACGCAGCCCATTTCATCCTCGATTGTTCGGAGAACCGTTATTTCCATCGCCGACGCCGATCAGCTCAGACAGCTTCTGGCCCAGTGTTCACTGGGTAATCGACGCGCCTTCGAAACGCTTTACCGCAGCGTCAGCCCTCGGCTGCATGGTGTGGCCTTGCGCTGCATGGGCCGACCCGACTTGGCGGAAGAGGTGGTTCAGGAAAGTTTCGTGCGCATCTGGAACAACGCTTCACGCTACGAATCGCACTTGTCGGCACCCCTGACCTGGATGATCAACATCACCCGCAACCAAGCCATCGACCAGTTGCGCAAACAGCGCGACCGGCCATTGACCGAGCTTGAAGAACAGGCGCTGGAGGATGAAAGTCCCTCGGCCCACGAACAATTAAGCAGCGCCCGCGAGGCCAGAGCCCTGAACCAGTGCCTGGAAAGCCTTGAGGACATGCAGCGTCAATCAATTACCGTGGCGTACTTTCAGGGGCTGTCGTGCTCTGAACTGGCCGACCATCTGGCCGCCCCTCTGGGTTCGGTAAAATCCTGGATACGTCGCGGCATGGAGCGCCTGCGCAGGTGCCTTGAATCATGAACTATCAA is a window of Pseudomonas sp. DC1.2 DNA encoding:
- the creB gene encoding two-component system response regulator CreB, yielding MPHILIVEDEAAIADTLIFALQGEGFTTTWLSLGAAALEHQRQTPADLIILDIGLPDISGFETCKQLRRFSEVPVIFLSARDSEIDRVVGLEIGADDYVVKPFSPREVAARVRAILKRMAPRALAEVASTLFRIDCERVQISYRGQALSLTRHEFRLLQSLLEQPERVFSREQLLEALGVPADAGYERSIDSHIKSVRAKLRLVLPDAEPIQTHRGLGYSYSPGHS
- a CDS encoding ATP-dependent zinc protease; amino-acid sequence: MKSLLALLTLVALPVLAAEPTLYGRYEYIALPEIGGEVLKAKMDTGALTASLSAKDIETFTRDGEAWVRFRLGTKDASNKVYEHKVARISKIKSRADEGDEDKDVTEVAKRPVVDLELCLGNVKRTVEVNLTDRSSFNYPLLIGAKALREFGAAVNPARRFTADKPAC
- a CDS encoding acyltransferase, encoding MRRLLTGCFVTLLLLLNTLVLFGPLMVFALLKWVSPGRLRDHASLAVMWIAQTWAEIDKLILRHCVPTQWDIRGGGELRRDTSYLVVSNHQSWVDIPALIQTLNRRTPFFKFFLKKELIWVPFLGLAWWALDYPFMKRYTQAFLARHPELAGQDLAITKAACQLYKRQPVTVVNYLEGTRFTAAKSARQASPFNHLLKPKAGGVAFVLAAMGEQLDAILDVTVVYPQTRIPGFWDLISGGVPRVIVDIQTRDLDPALWQGDYQNDPVFREKIQNWVNQLWIEKDQRIDALRAEHQACAD
- a CDS encoding DUF2780 domain-containing protein, encoding MKISRGFALASLLTLSAGPVFAGFSLDDVTKAASSMQGGNAATAAAPTPQTAGLLGALTSQLNVTPQQAVGGTGAMLGLAKNQLSSTDYSQLAKSVPGLDKLSGGGELGALSGLLGSSGKSAGLDNALGNVKSTSDLNSAFGALGMDNGMVGQFAPVILKYLGDQGVGGSLLKNLGGIWGAGS
- a CDS encoding fasciclin domain-containing protein encodes the protein MKRTSIKTPLIASLLTLALAGGFALNTAQAADMSHDTVMVGGQSMLPSKDIIDNAVNSADHTTLVAAVKAAGLVDTLKGKGPFTVFAPVNSAFAALPAGTVDTLLKPENKATLTKILTYHVVAGKLDMMALTAKIKAGGGKAELTTVAGGKLWIMMNGPHNITLKDEKGGVADITTYDVYQSNGVIQVIDKVLMPK
- a CDS encoding sigma-70 family RNA polymerase sigma factor, yielding MNGTTARRELTSACNRHRTQPISSSIVRRTVISIADADQLRQLLAQCSLGNRRAFETLYRSVSPRLHGVALRCMGRPDLAEEVVQESFVRIWNNASRYESHLSAPLTWMINITRNQAIDQLRKQRDRPLTELEEQALEDESPSAHEQLSSAREARALNQCLESLEDMQRQSITVAYFQGLSCSELADHLAAPLGSVKSWIRRGMERLRRCLES